From a single Vitis riparia cultivar Riparia Gloire de Montpellier isolate 1030 unplaced genomic scaffold, EGFV_Vit.rip_1.0 scaffold466_pilon_pilon, whole genome shotgun sequence genomic region:
- the LOC117909916 gene encoding uncharacterized protein LOC117909916, whose amino-acid sequence MGRLISKFFIYESVPPNKADSHHFKNMIVGAQQAGMGIEPPSPYEIKHKYLDMEYKDMEAYVNIQREKWKTYGCTIMCGGWTRPTKLSIINFMVYSKGSTIFLKYVDASNNIRDNKYIYGLLKDVIKEVRKQNVVQIVTDNGSTFLKAGKLLMKKYNLYWTSRAAHCIDLMFEDIDKRTSIAGVITKARKITNFIYNHSWLVAQMRKVCGRDIVRPGATRFATNYMTLDSLLKKKANLKKVFISDELAQHNLSRSLIGKEVESLMFDHAYWERVGKLVSIYEALYTVLRIIDSKVIPTMPFVYKLIRVMKENLIRLNAKEWVLEIIADCWDRTLKHPLHTADPTSEGLSQFGNEIILFRDAKRGFGDREAIASRSKMVPEEKRPMMATALEMMKGVLDNNNKVDNRWHLLVKMISHIILKMKTTTLEEPVQVLEPLESHIEEDNEG is encoded by the exons ATGGGACGTTTGATTAGTAAGTTCTTCATATATGAGAGTGTTCCGCCCAATAAAGCAGACTCTCACCACTTCAAGAACATGATTGttggtgcacaacaagcag GTATGGGCATAGAACCACCGTCTCCTTATGAAATCAAACACAAGTATTTGGATATGGAGTACAAAGACATGGAAGCTTATGTCAATATTCAAAGAGAAAAGTGGAAGACTTATGGATGCACGATTATGTGTGGCGGATGGACTAGGCCCACGAAATTaagcataattaatttcatggtatATTCAAAAGGTAGCACAATCTTCCTCAAATATGTTGATGCATCAAATAATATAAGGGACAACAAATACATATATGGTTTGTTGAAAGATGTGATCAAGGAAGTTAGGAAACAAAATGTGGTACAAATAGTTACAGATAATGGGTCGACATTCCTGAAGGCGGGGAAGTTGTTAATGAAGAAATACAATCTTTATTGGACTTCGCGTGCAGCACATTGCATCGACTTAATGTTCGAAGACATCGATAAAAGGACGAGTATTGCAGGTGTGATTACAAAGGCTCGAAAGATAACCAACTTCATTTATAACCATAGTTGGTTAGTTGCGCAGATGCGGAAGGTGTGTGGTAGAGACATAGTTCGTCCTGGAGCAACAAGATTTGCAACCAATTATATGACTCTCGACagtcttttgaaaaagaaagcaaacttGAAGAAAGTGTTTATCAGTGATGAATTGGCACAACACAACTTAAGTCGCTCATTAATTGGCAAAGAAGTTGAATCACTTATGTTTGACCATGCGTATTGGGAGAGAGTGGGAAAGCTAGTGTCAATATATGAGGCGTTATACACGGTTCTTCGCATTATCGATTCAAAAGTTATTCCtacaatgccatttgtgtacAAATTGATTCGAGTTATGAAAGAGAACCTCATTCGACTTAATGCTAAAGAATGGGTGTTAGAAATAATTGCAGATTGTTGGGATAGAACTCTTAAACATCCTCTTCATACAGCAG ATCCTACATCAGAAGgtcttagtcaatttggaaatgag ATTATACTATTCcgagatgcaaaaagaggattcggTGATCGAGAAGCGATTGCTTCGAGGTCAAAAATGGTTCCCG AGGAGAAGAGACCAATGATGGCTACGGCCCTAGAAATGATGAAGGGGGTGTtagacaacaacaacaaagtgGACAACCGTTGGCATTTACTTGTGAAGATGATTTCACACATTATACTCAAGATGAAGACCACGACTCTAGAAGAGCCGGTCCAGGTGTTGGAGCCATTGGAAAGCCATATAGAGGAAGACAATGAAGGATGA
- the LOC117909918 gene encoding probable disease resistance protein At1g51480, which yields MAEIVITIATTIAEKIAGYLVAPIGRRLSYLFCYRSHMDDLDKKVQELGLVRGNLQITVDEAIRRGDGIRPIVEGWLTRADENTGEAKTFMEDERKRTKSCFYGWCPNLKSRYQLGREADKKAQVIVEIQQHRNFLDSVSYRIPPRNVTFKNYEPFESRASTVNQVMGALRDDEIDKIGVWGMGGVGKTTLVKQVAQLAEDEKLFTAQVYIDVSWTRDSEKLQEGIAKIQQKIADMLCLEFKGKDESTKAVELKQRLQKEKILIILDDIWKLVCLEEVGIPSKDDQKGCKILLASRNEHLLRKDMGARVCFPLQHLPKEEAWHLFKKTAGDSVEGDELRPIAIEVVNECEGLPIAIVVC from the exons ATGGCAGAGATCGTTATTACCATCGCTACTACCATTGCTGAAAAAATTGCAGGCTACTTGGTTGCTCCAATTGGACGCCGGCTTAGTTATCTGTTTTGCTACCGCAGCCACATGGATGATCTCGACAAGAAGGTTCAAGAGTTAGGGCTTGTGAGGGGCAACCTTCAGATTACTGTTGATGAAGCTATTAGAAGAGGGGATGGAATCAGACCTATTGTTGAAGGCTGGTTGACTCGGGCAGACGAGAATACAGGGGAGGCAAAGACATTCATGGAAGATGAAAGGAAAAGAACCAAGAGCTGTTTCTATGGGTGGTGTCCTAATCTCAAGTCACGTTACCAGCTAGGCAGAGAAGCAGACAAGAAGGCGCAGGTTATTGTCGAAATCCAACAACACCGCAATTTCCTAGATAGCGTATCATATCGTATCCCTCCACGGAATGTaacctttaaaaattatgaaccTTTTGAGTCAAGAGCCTCGACTGTGAATCAAGTTATGGGTGCATTAAGAGATGATGAGATCGACAAGATTGGGGTATGGGGCATGGGCGGTGTGGGCAAAACCACGCTGGTCAAACAAGTGGCTCAACTAGCTGAAGATGAGAAGCTGTTCACCGCACAAGTCTACATAGATGTATCCTGGACTCGAGATTCGGAAAAACTTCAAGAAGGAATTGctaaaattcaacaaaaaattgcaGACATGTTGTGCTTGGAATTTAAGGGGAAGGATGAATCCACGAAAGCAGTTGAACTGAAACAGAGACTGCAGAAAGAGAAGATCCTTATCATCTTAGATGACATTTGGAAGTTAGTTTGTTTGGAGGAAGTTGGAATTCCTTCTAAAGATGACCAGAAAGGATGCAAAAtat tgTTGGCTTCTAGAAATGAGCACCTATTACGCAAAGACATGGGCGCAAGGGTATGTTTTCCACTTCAACATCTACCAAAAGAAGAAGCTTGgcatttatttaagaaaacaGCAGGTGATTCTGTGGAGGGGGATGAACTGCGACCCATAGCAATTGAGGTAGTTAACGAATGTGAGGGTCTACCAATTGCAATTGTTGTT tgttag